A genomic segment from Janthinobacterium sp. 64 encodes:
- the malF gene encoding maltose ABC transporter permease MalF, translating into MRKFIGPTVLTISMALGLYLLFMLYISGQTMLAAVFLGLLTLTTFVFTSPRAYAYRYLFPGITAVIVFVLLPMVYTVSIGFTNFSSRNLLTYERATQYLLDETQRVESAGYAMTVHADNKEYRLRLESPDTGEVLLTQPLALKRAVPLTVEVAPADPVQAPVLAPPLGIKDIIALQKDIKLLTLVLPNKIELRMVGLREFGPVAHVYKQLPDKTLKKIATGELVTPNFKTGFYEMPDGSKLEPGFKVNVGFANFVKIFSDEAFRGPFLRIFVWTIVFALISVATTTGLGMVLAVLLNWDALRFRGLYRTLLFLPYAVPGFISILVFKGLFNNNFGEINLVLDALFGIKPAWFSDTTLAKAMILIVNTWLGYPYMMVVCMGLIKAIPSDLYEASALAGAGPLTNFFKITLPLIIKPLTPLMVASLGFNFNNFVLISLLTGGRPDFLDTTLPAGTTDLLVSYTYRIAFEDSGQNFGLAAAISTLIFFLVAAISLVNMRLTRMNKA; encoded by the coding sequence GTGCGCAAGTTTATCGGCCCTACGGTATTGACCATCAGCATGGCGCTGGGTCTGTATCTGCTCTTCATGTTGTACATTTCCGGCCAGACCATGCTGGCCGCCGTCTTCCTCGGCTTGCTGACCCTGACGACGTTCGTCTTCACGTCGCCGCGCGCCTATGCCTACCGTTATCTGTTTCCCGGCATCACGGCGGTGATCGTCTTCGTGCTGCTGCCGATGGTGTACACGGTGTCGATCGGCTTTACCAATTTCAGTTCGCGCAACCTGCTCACCTATGAACGGGCCACGCAATATTTGCTGGACGAGACGCAGCGGGTGGAAAGCGCCGGCTATGCGATGACCGTGCATGCCGACAACAAGGAATACCGCTTGCGCCTGGAAAGCCCGGACACGGGCGAAGTGCTCTTGACGCAGCCGCTGGCCCTCAAGCGCGCCGTGCCTTTGACCGTGGAAGTGGCGCCGGCTGACCCCGTGCAGGCGCCCGTGCTGGCCCCGCCGCTGGGCATCAAGGACATCATCGCCCTGCAAAAGGATATCAAGCTGCTCACCCTCGTGCTGCCGAACAAGATCGAGCTGCGCATGGTGGGCTTGCGCGAATTCGGCCCTGTCGCTCACGTCTACAAGCAATTGCCGGACAAGACCTTGAAGAAGATCGCCACGGGCGAACTGGTCACGCCGAACTTCAAGACGGGCTTTTATGAAATGCCGGACGGTAGCAAGCTGGAACCGGGCTTCAAGGTCAACGTGGGCTTCGCCAACTTCGTCAAGATTTTCTCCGACGAAGCGTTCCGCGGCCCCTTCCTGCGCATTTTTGTCTGGACCATCGTTTTCGCCCTGATCAGCGTGGCCACGACGACAGGCCTGGGCATGGTATTGGCTGTACTGCTGAACTGGGATGCGCTGCGCTTCCGCGGCCTGTACCGCACCCTGCTGTTCCTGCCCTACGCCGTGCCCGGTTTCATTTCCATCCTGGTCTTCAAGGGTTTATTTAACAATAACTTCGGCGAAATCAACCTCGTGCTCGACGCCCTGTTCGGCATCAAGCCCGCCTGGTTCTCCGATACCACCCTGGCCAAGGCCATGATTTTGATCGTCAATACATGGCTCGGCTACCCCTACATGATGGTCGTGTGCATGGGCTTGATCAAGGCGATTCCGTCGGACCTGTACGAAGCCTCGGCCCTGGCCGGCGCGGGACCGCTGACGAATTTCTTCAAGATCACCCTGCCATTGATCATCAAGCCGCTGACGCCGCTGATGGTGGCCAGCCTGGGTTTCAATTTCAACAATTTTGTGCTGATCAGTTTGCTGACGGGCGGGCGTCCCGATTTCCTCGACACGACTTTACCGGCCGGCACGACGGACTTGCTTGTGTCCTACACCTACCGCATCGCGTTCGAGGATTCCGGCCAGAACTTTGGCCTGGCCGCCGCCATCTCGACGCTGATCTTCTTCCTCGTGGCCGCGATTTCGCTGGTCAACATGCGCCTGACGCGCATGAACAAAGCATAA
- the malG gene encoding maltose ABC transporter permease MalG, producing the protein MAIVVDRSNRWRILAAHVAVIALIALVMFPFLMILSISLRPGNFASGSLIPPEISFEHWRLALGMSYQAPNGALVEPDFPVLLWLWNSIKVASMSATVTVLLSTTCAYAFARMQFRFKSQTLSALMLLQMFPAVLALVAIYAIFDVLGSYVPWLGIDHHGSLVLAYTGGIALHIWTIKGYYQTIPIEIEEAAKVDGATQWQAFIYVLLPMTVPILMVVFLLSFIGAIIEYPIASVLLHEQNNLTLAVGSKLFLYEQKYLWGDFAAAAILSGLPITAVFLLAQKWMISGLTAGGVKG; encoded by the coding sequence ATGGCTATCGTTGTCGACCGTTCCAACCGCTGGCGCATCCTGGCGGCCCACGTCGCCGTGATCGCGCTGATCGCGCTGGTGATGTTCCCCTTCCTGATGATCTTGTCGATCTCCCTGCGCCCCGGCAACTTCGCCTCGGGCAGCCTGATACCGCCCGAGATCAGCTTCGAGCACTGGCGTCTGGCGCTGGGCATGTCTTACCAGGCGCCCAACGGCGCCCTCGTCGAGCCGGACTTCCCCGTGCTGCTGTGGCTATGGAATTCCATCAAGGTGGCCAGCATGAGCGCCACCGTGACCGTGCTGCTGTCGACCACCTGCGCCTATGCATTCGCGCGCATGCAATTCCGCTTCAAGTCGCAGACCCTGTCCGCGCTGATGCTGCTGCAGATGTTCCCCGCCGTGCTGGCCCTGGTGGCCATCTACGCCATCTTCGACGTGCTGGGCAGCTACGTGCCATGGCTGGGCATCGACCACCACGGCAGCCTGGTGCTGGCCTACACGGGCGGCATCGCCCTGCACATCTGGACCATCAAGGGCTACTACCAAACCATCCCCATCGAGATCGAGGAAGCGGCCAAGGTCGACGGCGCCACGCAATGGCAGGCCTTCATCTACGTGCTGCTGCCGATGACGGTGCCCATTTTGATGGTGGTATTCCTGCTGTCCTTCATCGGCGCCATCATCGAGTACCCGATCGCTTCCGTGCTGCTGCATGAACAAAACAACCTGACCCTGGCCGTCGGCTCGAAGCTGTTCCTGTACGAGCAAAAATACCTGTGGGGCGACTTCGCCGCGGCAGCCATCTTGTCCGGCTTGCCCATCACGGCCGTGTTCCTGCTGGCGCAGAAGTGGATGATCTCCGGCCTGACGGCTGGCGGCGTGAAGGGCTGA
- a CDS encoding ABC transporter ATP-binding protein, with protein MAGLKLAGLKKAYGDVQTLHGIDLEIADGEFMVFVGPSGCGKSTLLRSICGLEEISGGDLYIGKTRMNDVPPAKRGIAMVFQSYALYPHMSVAQNMAFGLKLAGMNKVQIADAVQRAAQILRIEPLLERKPKDLSGGQRQRVAIGRAIVRKPDVFLFDEPLSNLDASLRVQMRIELANLHRELRSTMIYVTHDQVEAMTLADRIVVLNAGRIEQVGAPLELYHHPANLFVAGFLGSPRMNFLKGKIHSYADGVATIATNAGGMLQAVLTQPLASGTPVTVGARPEHVQACAPGATAAITASVQAVEKLGDISYLYVQVAGGDEPLVVRADAETDWAIGQSVALQVAPARVHVFDEHGQTRT; from the coding sequence ATGGCTGGACTGAAATTAGCAGGGCTGAAAAAGGCATATGGCGACGTGCAAACCCTGCACGGCATCGACCTGGAGATCGCCGACGGCGAGTTCATGGTCTTCGTGGGCCCGTCGGGTTGCGGCAAATCGACCTTGCTGCGTAGCATATGCGGCCTGGAAGAAATCAGCGGCGGCGACTTGTATATCGGCAAGACCCGCATGAACGATGTGCCGCCTGCCAAGCGGGGCATCGCCATGGTCTTCCAGAGCTACGCCCTGTACCCGCACATGAGTGTGGCGCAAAACATGGCCTTCGGCCTGAAACTGGCCGGCATGAACAAGGTGCAGATCGCCGACGCCGTGCAGCGCGCCGCGCAAATCCTGCGCATCGAACCATTGCTGGAACGCAAACCAAAAGACTTGTCTGGCGGCCAGCGCCAGCGCGTGGCCATCGGCCGCGCCATCGTGCGCAAACCCGACGTTTTCCTGTTCGACGAACCGCTGTCCAACCTGGACGCCTCCTTGCGCGTGCAGATGCGCATCGAACTGGCGAATCTGCACCGCGAATTGCGCTCAACCATGATTTACGTCACGCATGACCAGGTCGAAGCGATGACCCTGGCCGACCGCATCGTCGTGCTCAACGCGGGCCGCATCGAGCAAGTGGGCGCACCGCTGGAGCTGTACCACCATCCGGCCAACCTGTTCGTGGCCGGCTTCCTCGGTTCGCCCCGCATGAATTTCCTCAAGGGCAAGATCCACAGCTATGCCGACGGCGTGGCCACCATCGCCACCAACGCGGGCGGCATGCTGCAAGCCGTGTTGACGCAGCCATTGGCCAGCGGCACCCCCGTCACCGTCGGCGCGCGTCCCGAGCATGTGCAAGCGTGCGCGCCCGGCGCCACAGCCGCCATCACGGCCAGCGTGCAGGCGGTGGAAAAACTGGGCGACATCAGCTATCTGTATGTGCAGGTAGCAGGCGGCGACGAACCGCTGGTGGTGCGCGCCGATGCGGAAACGGACTGGGCCATTGGCCAATCCGTGGCGCTGCAAGTGGCGCCGGCCCGCGTCCACGTGTTCGACGAGCACGGCCAGACCCGTACCTGA
- the malE gene encoding maltose/maltodextrin ABC transporter substrate-binding protein MalE, which yields MSFTHPKRSFIKTTLIAAALAGIGNLAAVSMAHAAEAGTLLIWINGDKGYKGLAKVGEEFTKKTGIKVVVEHPEDAPNKFQQAAAAGKGPDIWIWPHDRIGGWIDAGLLQPVTPSKEARAAILPLAWNAFTVGGKTWGYPISIEAVALVYNKDLVPNPPKTFEEIAALDKKLSAQGKKAILWDYTNTYFTWPLLGAGGGFPFEVKSDGRYDAAKTGVNNAGSQAGVNALMTLINSGAMPKGAGYAEMEAGFNQGKIAMMINGPWSWDNARKSKINYGVATIPTVAGKTATPFVGVLGAMISKASPNKDLATEFLENQMLQLNGLKTINADVPLGTPANKVLFAELKANPNIQATMESAQAGRPMPNNPEMGRFWSSMQSALENITQGRQTTKDGLDAAAKRITTAN from the coding sequence ATGTCCTTCACGCACCCGAAACGCAGCTTCATCAAAACCACCCTGATCGCCGCCGCCCTGGCCGGCATCGGCAACCTGGCCGCCGTCAGCATGGCGCACGCGGCCGAAGCAGGCACCCTCCTGATCTGGATCAATGGCGACAAAGGCTACAAGGGTCTGGCCAAGGTCGGCGAGGAATTTACCAAGAAGACGGGCATCAAGGTCGTCGTCGAACACCCGGAAGATGCGCCGAACAAATTCCAGCAAGCAGCGGCCGCCGGCAAGGGCCCGGACATCTGGATCTGGCCGCATGACCGCATCGGCGGCTGGATCGACGCCGGTTTGCTGCAACCAGTGACGCCAAGCAAGGAAGCGCGCGCCGCCATCCTGCCGCTGGCCTGGAACGCCTTCACCGTGGGCGGCAAGACCTGGGGCTATCCGATCTCCATCGAAGCCGTCGCCCTCGTCTACAACAAGGACCTGGTGCCGAATCCGCCCAAGACCTTCGAGGAAATCGCCGCGCTGGACAAGAAACTCTCGGCACAAGGCAAGAAAGCCATCCTGTGGGATTACACGAATACCTATTTCACGTGGCCTTTGCTGGGTGCGGGCGGCGGCTTCCCGTTTGAAGTCAAGTCCGACGGCCGCTACGATGCGGCCAAGACGGGCGTGAACAATGCCGGTTCGCAGGCGGGCGTGAATGCGCTGATGACCCTGATCAACAGCGGCGCCATGCCGAAGGGCGCCGGCTACGCGGAAATGGAAGCCGGTTTCAACCAGGGCAAGATCGCCATGATGATCAATGGCCCATGGTCGTGGGACAATGCGCGCAAATCGAAGATCAATTACGGCGTGGCAACGATTCCTACCGTGGCAGGCAAGACGGCCACCCCATTCGTGGGCGTGCTGGGCGCGATGATTTCGAAAGCCAGCCCGAACAAGGACCTGGCGACGGAATTCCTGGAAAACCAGATGCTGCAGCTCAACGGCTTGAAAACCATCAACGCCGACGTCCCGCTGGGCACGCCAGCGAACAAGGTACTGTTCGCGGAATTGAAAGCCAATCCGAACATCCAGGCGACGATGGAAAGCGCGCAAGCGGGCCGCCCGATGCCGAACAACCCGGAAATGGGCCGCTTCTGGTCGTCGATGCAATCGGCGCTGGAAAACATCACGCAAGGCCGCCAGACGACCAAGGATGGCCTGGACGCGGCGGCGAAGCGGATTACGACCGCCAATTAA